One window of Pocillopora verrucosa isolate sample1 chromosome 9, ASM3666991v2, whole genome shotgun sequence genomic DNA carries:
- the LOC131778270 gene encoding uncharacterized protein isoform X2: protein MSKLNMLSLKDRANWTGAQARSQFRRNFFPREQTNGMSAGFTQASVHIIPSSAADHFHEFCKMNHAALPLVYRTKPGEVSAPPLAADLDIRTDQSAYGIYENGVCTKTVTDLLDIPFDDFVTFYIGSSSSFELALQDAGLPVRQLESGRKAPTYQTRVLTVKSGPFSGTVGMSLRPMPRNLVERAAQVTAVLDKVHGAPIHIGHPSWIGVEDLQNPEFDDKPYMKEGDVCMFWACGVTAATAIANARLPLAISVSQSEIACNFITDLNNEEFNKVNVPKWLESMQTKAVFISENPVFCSLISDKALELIRQLEKQRRQEKITPTDEMPEALAKAALRLSHACSVAIVTLNLTTTRGSLSVLSTIKSLLASESKEVTLIVPEEKQVEWRNLIDRCVELKLLKKSVAVNKIEARKGSSKDDISQISRQVLSAMECSTLDDVLPRKFTALISFIQEGGSVWVDSGAERIISNDVGKTFYCSWPGEVIAAALYILNCCPVHSRYLRKGSGLHQPLQQSEYLMSPEELGTLMSNSNVKFSAEKVEDLINKTSNSVVNAMICLNGEA from the exons TCAAAGCTAAATATGCTGTCATTAAAGGACCGTGCAAACTGGACAGGAGCTCAGGCCAGAAGTCAGTTTCGACGGAATTTTTTCCCGCGAGAACAGACCAATGGCATGTCAGCTGGTTTTACGCAAGCTAGTGTTCATATCATTCCTTCGTCCGCAGCAGATCATTTCCATGAATTTTGCAAAATGAACCATGCCGCTCTCCCTTTGGTGTACCGGACAAAGCCAGGGGAAGTGTCAGCCCCACCCTTAGCTGCAGATCTGGACATTCG CACAGATCAGTCAGCATATGGGATATACGAAAATGGGGTCTGCACTAAAACCGTAACCGACCTACTAGATATACCCTTTGATGACTTCGTTACATTTTACATCGGCTCCAGTAGCTCGTTCGAGCTTGCGCTACAGGACGCTGGTCTTCCGGTTCGGCAACTAGAAAGCGGAAGAAAAGCACCTACTTACCAAACAAGGGTCTTGACAGTAAAGTCAGGTCCTTTCTCAGGTACCGTTGGCATGTCACTGCGTCCAATGCCCCGGAACTTAGTAGAGAGGGCTGCCCAGGTGACTGCTGTCTTGGACAAAGTGCATGGAGCCCCAATACATATTGGTCATCCTTCCTGGATCGGAGTGGAGGATCTGCAAAATCCAGAATTTGACGACAAACCGTACATGAAAGAAGGAGATGTCTGCATGTTCTGGGCTTGTGGAGTCACGGCCGCGACAGCGATAGCGAATGCAA gATTACCCTTGGCAATAAGTGTCAGCCAAAGTGAAATAGCCTGTAACTTCATTACTGATCTAAACAACGAAGAATTTAACAAAGTGAACGTACCCAAGTGGCTCGAATCCATGCAAACTAAAGCCGTCTTCATATCTGAAAACCcagtgttttgttcgttaatTTCTGACAAAGCGTTAGAACTGATTCGACAGCTGGAGAAACAGAGGAGACAGGAGAAAATAACACCCACGGACGAAATGCCTGAAGCTCTCGCTAAAGCAGCTCTCAGACTCAGCCACGCATGTTCTGTTGCCATAGTTACGCTAAACCTGACTACTACCAGAGGAAGTCTCAGTGTGCTGTCAACCATTAAGTCTCTTTTGGCGAGCGAGTCTAAAGAAGTCACATTGATCGTCCCAGAGGAAAAGCAAGTGGAGTGGAGAAATTTGATCGACCGTTGTGTCGAGTTGAAGTTACTGAAAAAGTCAGTTGCCGTGAACAAAATTGAAGCAAGAAAAGGAAGCTCGAAGGATGATATCTCGCAAATTTCGCGTCAAGTGCTATCGGCCATGGAATGTTCCACACTGGACGATGTTCTTCCTCGCAAGTTTACTGCACTGATCAGTTTCATCCAGGAAG GAGGTTCCGTATGGGTGGATAGCGGAGCTGAACGAATAATAAGTAACGATGTCGGTAAAACCTTCTATTGTTCTTGGCCTGGTGAAGTCATAGCAGCAGCATTATACATACTGAATTGCTGTCCAGTGCACTCTCGTTATCTGAGAAAAGGCTCTGGGTTACACCAGCCTTTACAGCAGAGCGAGTATCTGATGAGCCCTGAAGAG CTTGGAACACTGATGTCGAACTCTAATGTAAAGTTCAGCGCTGAAAAAGTGGAAGACCTCATAAACAAAACCAGCAACTCAGTGGTAAACGCCATGATTTGTTTAAACGGCGAGGCGTAA
- the LOC131778270 gene encoding uncharacterized protein isoform X1 yields the protein MLSLKDRANWTGAQARSQFRRNFFPREQTNGMSAGFTQASVHIIPSSAADHFHEFCKMNHAALPLVYRTKPGEVSAPPLAADLDIRTDQSAYGIYENGVCTKTVTDLLDIPFDDFVTFYIGSSSSFELALQDAGLPVRQLESGRKAPTYQTRVLTVKSGPFSGTVGMSLRPMPRNLVERAAQVTAVLDKVHGAPIHIGHPSWIGVEDLQNPEFDDKPYMKEGDVCMFWACGVTAATAIANARLPLAISVSQSEIACNFITDLNNEEFNKVNVPKWLESMQTKAVFISENPVFCSLISDKALELIRQLEKQRRQEKITPTDEMPEALAKAALRLSHACSVAIVTLNLTTTRGSLSVLSTIKSLLASESKEVTLIVPEEKQVEWRNLIDRCVELKLLKKSVAVNKIEARKGSSKDDISQISRQVLSAMECSTLDDVLPRKFTALISFIQEGGSVWVDSGAERIISNDVGKTFYCSWPGEVIAAALYILNCCPVHSRYLRKGSGLHQPLQQSEYLMSPEELGTLMSNSNVKFSAEKVEDLINKTSNSVVNAMICLNGEA from the exons ATGCTGTCATTAAAGGACCGTGCAAACTGGACAGGAGCTCAGGCCAGAAGTCAGTTTCGACGGAATTTTTTCCCGCGAGAACAGACCAATGGCATGTCAGCTGGTTTTACGCAAGCTAGTGTTCATATCATTCCTTCGTCCGCAGCAGATCATTTCCATGAATTTTGCAAAATGAACCATGCCGCTCTCCCTTTGGTGTACCGGACAAAGCCAGGGGAAGTGTCAGCCCCACCCTTAGCTGCAGATCTGGACATTCG CACAGATCAGTCAGCATATGGGATATACGAAAATGGGGTCTGCACTAAAACCGTAACCGACCTACTAGATATACCCTTTGATGACTTCGTTACATTTTACATCGGCTCCAGTAGCTCGTTCGAGCTTGCGCTACAGGACGCTGGTCTTCCGGTTCGGCAACTAGAAAGCGGAAGAAAAGCACCTACTTACCAAACAAGGGTCTTGACAGTAAAGTCAGGTCCTTTCTCAGGTACCGTTGGCATGTCACTGCGTCCAATGCCCCGGAACTTAGTAGAGAGGGCTGCCCAGGTGACTGCTGTCTTGGACAAAGTGCATGGAGCCCCAATACATATTGGTCATCCTTCCTGGATCGGAGTGGAGGATCTGCAAAATCCAGAATTTGACGACAAACCGTACATGAAAGAAGGAGATGTCTGCATGTTCTGGGCTTGTGGAGTCACGGCCGCGACAGCGATAGCGAATGCAA gATTACCCTTGGCAATAAGTGTCAGCCAAAGTGAAATAGCCTGTAACTTCATTACTGATCTAAACAACGAAGAATTTAACAAAGTGAACGTACCCAAGTGGCTCGAATCCATGCAAACTAAAGCCGTCTTCATATCTGAAAACCcagtgttttgttcgttaatTTCTGACAAAGCGTTAGAACTGATTCGACAGCTGGAGAAACAGAGGAGACAGGAGAAAATAACACCCACGGACGAAATGCCTGAAGCTCTCGCTAAAGCAGCTCTCAGACTCAGCCACGCATGTTCTGTTGCCATAGTTACGCTAAACCTGACTACTACCAGAGGAAGTCTCAGTGTGCTGTCAACCATTAAGTCTCTTTTGGCGAGCGAGTCTAAAGAAGTCACATTGATCGTCCCAGAGGAAAAGCAAGTGGAGTGGAGAAATTTGATCGACCGTTGTGTCGAGTTGAAGTTACTGAAAAAGTCAGTTGCCGTGAACAAAATTGAAGCAAGAAAAGGAAGCTCGAAGGATGATATCTCGCAAATTTCGCGTCAAGTGCTATCGGCCATGGAATGTTCCACACTGGACGATGTTCTTCCTCGCAAGTTTACTGCACTGATCAGTTTCATCCAGGAAG GAGGTTCCGTATGGGTGGATAGCGGAGCTGAACGAATAATAAGTAACGATGTCGGTAAAACCTTCTATTGTTCTTGGCCTGGTGAAGTCATAGCAGCAGCATTATACATACTGAATTGCTGTCCAGTGCACTCTCGTTATCTGAGAAAAGGCTCTGGGTTACACCAGCCTTTACAGCAGAGCGAGTATCTGATGAGCCCTGAAGAG CTTGGAACACTGATGTCGAACTCTAATGTAAAGTTCAGCGCTGAAAAAGTGGAAGACCTCATAAACAAAACCAGCAACTCAGTGGTAAACGCCATGATTTGTTTAAACGGCGAGGCGTAA